Proteins co-encoded in one Meiothermus sp. genomic window:
- the sixA gene encoding phosphohistidine phosphatase SixA encodes MELYLIRHAIALEAAPGQSDDARPLSEEGIQKFSEVVRGLKRLGVRLDRLYHSPKLRAVQTAELLVPLLEGETEVTPYLAAEPSMELLQTLQGSSVALVGHEPWISKLCAWLLTARREGQAFPFKKGGVALLEGPPKPGQMKLLGFWAPRLLRRLGQ; translated from the coding sequence GTGGAGCTTTACCTGATACGCCATGCCATCGCGCTCGAGGCCGCGCCCGGCCAGTCCGACGACGCCCGCCCACTCTCGGAGGAAGGCATCCAGAAGTTTAGCGAGGTGGTTCGGGGGCTAAAACGCCTGGGGGTTCGGCTCGACCGGCTCTACCACAGCCCCAAGCTACGGGCCGTGCAAACCGCCGAACTGCTGGTGCCGCTGCTGGAAGGTGAGACCGAGGTCACCCCCTACCTGGCCGCCGAGCCTAGCATGGAACTACTCCAGACCCTTCAGGGGTCGTCGGTGGCCCTGGTAGGGCACGAGCCCTGGATTAGCAAGCTGTGCGCCTGGCTTCTCACCGCCCGCCGGGAAGGCCAGGCTTTCCCCTTCAAAAAAGGTGGGGTGGCCCTGCTGGAAGGCCCGCCCAAACCCGGCCAGATGAAGCTGCTGGGGTTCTGGGCTCCCCGGCTATTGCGCCGGCTGGGGCAGTGA
- a CDS encoding Ppx/GppA phosphatase family protein, with amino-acid sequence MALPLTELEPITLSLYDGAVQRLGIVDLGSGTARLVVYAYEPGRHFRLIDEIRETVRLGEGLATQGRLSESGIQRALSALKLYADFAQATDLDELRVIATSASRDAENGPEFLREVRRLGLQVQVLSGEDEARYGVLAVANSFNFQDAWVMDLGGGSAQLSLMEGRAYREGRAYPLGAVRLTEMFLGSNPPKKGEIEDLERFVRKEMKEVLAQVRQNPLPLVAMGGTVRNLAKLAQRRMDYPLDLVHGYFLTREALEEVVALLAQRTLEQRRQLEGLQSDRADVIVAGGLVYRTVLREAGLDGLWISGQGVREGAFYREFLPTPHLLGDVRGFYIRNLFAHYPQEYGHTARVRHFCRLLFRLLEPLHGYGKAEEQLLDEAALLHDIGMSVGYYDHHKHGEYLVMSAAIPGLTHREQVLLGLLVRYHRKGEPRPGAYKSVLQDGDHKRLLRLATLLRISEYLERSRVGRVEGLEVEIGSKQVRLTLLAQEEPWVELTETRKQARLFQQAFGRELLVEWGPRG; translated from the coding sequence ATGGCCCTACCCTTGACAGAACTTGAGCCGATAACGCTTAGCCTCTACGATGGGGCGGTGCAACGGCTGGGCATCGTAGACCTGGGTTCGGGAACCGCGCGGCTGGTGGTATATGCCTACGAGCCGGGTAGGCATTTTCGGCTGATAGACGAGATACGGGAGACTGTGCGGCTGGGCGAGGGGCTGGCCACCCAGGGCCGCCTGAGCGAGAGCGGGATTCAGCGGGCTTTGTCGGCCCTCAAGCTCTACGCCGACTTTGCCCAGGCCACCGACCTCGACGAGCTGAGGGTGATTGCCACCAGCGCCAGCCGCGACGCGGAAAACGGCCCGGAGTTCTTGCGTGAAGTGCGCAGGTTGGGGCTCCAGGTGCAGGTGCTTTCCGGCGAGGACGAGGCCCGCTACGGGGTGCTGGCGGTGGCCAACTCCTTCAACTTTCAGGACGCCTGGGTGATGGATCTGGGCGGGGGCAGCGCCCAGCTCTCGCTGATGGAGGGGCGGGCTTACCGTGAAGGACGGGCTTATCCCCTGGGTGCGGTGCGCCTGACCGAGATGTTTCTGGGGTCGAACCCGCCCAAGAAGGGGGAGATCGAAGACCTCGAGCGTTTTGTACGCAAAGAGATGAAGGAGGTGCTGGCCCAGGTGCGCCAGAACCCCCTGCCGCTGGTGGCCATGGGCGGCACGGTACGCAACCTGGCCAAGCTAGCCCAGCGGCGCATGGACTACCCCCTCGACCTGGTGCACGGCTACTTTCTGACCCGCGAGGCGCTCGAGGAGGTGGTGGCCCTGCTGGCCCAGCGCACCCTCGAGCAGCGGCGGCAGCTCGAGGGCCTCCAGTCCGACCGCGCCGACGTGATTGTGGCCGGTGGGCTGGTCTACCGCACGGTGCTGCGGGAAGCCGGTCTGGATGGCCTGTGGATATCGGGGCAGGGGGTACGGGAGGGCGCTTTCTACCGCGAATTTCTACCCACCCCCCATCTGCTGGGCGACGTGCGGGGGTTTTACATACGCAACCTGTTTGCCCACTACCCCCAAGAATACGGTCATACCGCCAGGGTTCGCCATTTTTGTCGCTTGCTGTTCCGCCTTTTGGAGCCGCTACACGGCTATGGTAAGGCCGAGGAGCAGCTCCTGGACGAGGCTGCCCTGCTGCACGATATTGGCATGAGCGTGGGCTACTACGACCACCACAAGCACGGCGAGTACCTGGTGATGAGCGCGGCCATTCCCGGCCTCACCCATCGCGAGCAGGTTTTGCTGGGCCTGCTGGTACGCTACCACCGCAAGGGCGAACCCCGGCCTGGGGCCTACAAATCGGTGTTGCAGGATGGCGACCACAAGCGCCTGTTGCGGCTGGCCACCCTCCTGCGCATCAGCGAATACCTCGAGCGCAGCCGGGTGGGCCGGGTGGAGGGCCTGGAGGTGGAAATCGGTAGCAAGCAGGTGCGCCTAACCCTTCTGGCCCAGGAAGAACCCTGGGTAGAACTGACCGAGACCCGCAAGCAAGCCAGGCTATTCCAGCAGGCCTTTGGACGCGAGCTACTGGTAGAATGGGGGCCTCGAGGTTAG